The Schistocerca gregaria isolate iqSchGreg1 chromosome 1, iqSchGreg1.2, whole genome shotgun sequence genome includes a window with the following:
- the LOC126267064 gene encoding PC4 and SFRS1-interacting protein-like, translated as MKTFHPGDKVFAKVRGYPPWPARVENVVASTPNNVKYNVFFYGTAETAVCKVEDLFLYYENKEKYGKPIKRKGFAQALAQIEGREPPPPNMPGSIPTTQSADGESEGEGDLVIDEAPRTSVSKPLVPDTAEDKKRPVKRKRVTEIGPDEQETKRTKRQSTSGNRKSMNKEPQRTPENVGIQPSPQRAEIVSRSGRKIKPKKFADDDDAAAAAALEEGAIQTTILAADEGSSQEQKPSVKIEKSSADIGGAKELKKTLKKNQSVRANAPSGQAVCIHINTDEEKALEGALKLKDLIEAGDIIPKTMQMYLKEESENTHGQLLIERRKSKIKWLKTELRLAQLDGAIKGCLGLLSADPDKCLQHLDELAGLSIDPLMLLKQPSLVETIRRLRHYVGNVDKWNFSEQQKAQFYPKTATIRNKAAYIYSQFKSLFTVPDNQSFWSSFTERKLKFQKVTTAFPRECVHSFIQDSK; from the coding sequence ATGAAAACCTTTCATCCTGGAGACAAGGTTTTTGCAAAAGTTCGCGGATATCCACCGTGGCCTGCAAGAGTGGAAAATGTAGTAGCGTCAACTCCCAATAATGTGAAATATAATGTTTTCTTTTATGGTACTGCAGAAACAGCGGTTTGTAAAGTTGAAGACCTGTTTTTGTATtacgaaaacaaagaaaaatatggaaaaccaATAAAGCGCAAAGGTTTTGCCCAGGCGTTAGCACAGATTGAGGGAAGAGAACCTCCACCTCCAAATATGCCAGGTAGTATTCCAACTACACAAAGTGCAGATGGTGAAAGTGAAGGTGAAGGAGACTTGGTCATTGATGAAGCACCGAGAACTTCTGTTTCAAAGCCATTAGTGCCTGATACTGCAGAGGACAAGAAGCGTCCCGTGAAGCGTAAACGTGTGACTGAAATTGGTCCTgatgaacaggaaacaaaacgaaCAAAGCGTCAGAGTACTTCAGGTAACCGGAAGTCTATGAACAAAGAACCTCAGCGCACTCCAGAGAATGTCGGAATACAGCCTTCTCCACAGAGAGCAGAGATTGTAAGTAGATCTGGCCGTAAAATTAAGCCAAAaaagtttgcagatgatgatgacgctgctgcagctgctgcattAGAAGAAGGTGCCATTcaaaccaccatacttgctgctgACGAAGGATCTTCTCAAGAACAAAAACCTTCTGTGAAAATTGAGAAAAGTTCTGCAGACATAGGTGGTGCAAAAGAGCTTAAGAAAACTCTGAAAAAGAACCAGTCTGTGAGGGCAAATGCTCCATCAGGTCAAGCTGTTTGCATCCATATAAATACAGATGAAGAGAAAGCTCTTGAAGGTGCCCTTAAATTGAAGGATTTAATAGAAGCAGGTGATATTATTCCAAAAACTATGCAAATGTACCTTAAAGAAGAATCAGAAAATACACATGGCCAACTGTTAATTGAACGCCGGAAGAGTAAAATTAAATGGCTGAAAACAGAACTTCGCTTGGCACAGCTTGATGGTGCAATAAAAGGATGTCTAGGTTTATTGAGTGCAGATCCTGACAAATGTTTGCAACATTTAGATGAACTCGCTGGTCTGTCTATTGATCCCTTGATGCTCCTCAAGCAACCGAGTTTAGTAGAAACCATCAGGAGGCTTCGTCATTATGTAGGAAATGTAGACAAGTGGAATTTCTCAGAGCAACAAAAGGCACAGTTCTATCCCAAGACAGCCACAATAAGAAATAAGGCAGCCTACATTTACAGCCAGTTTAAATCACTTTTTACTGTTCCTGATAATCAGTCATTTTGGAGTTCTTTTACAGAACGCAAACTAAAATTTCAGAAGGTTACTACAGCATTCCCTAGAGAGTGTGTCCATTCCTTCATTCAGGATTCAAAATAA